One Bacteriovorax sp. PP10 DNA segment encodes these proteins:
- a CDS encoding 3',5'-cyclic-nucleotide phosphodiesterase, producing the protein MLVRIIGGHGGVSPGFRATSYLIDGKLLLDAGSVASGIQIEEQSNIDHILISHAHLDHISDLAFLADNCFGMKGKPFEIYANTPVKNAIMTHLLNDVIWPDFTTLPTKENPTLRIHDVKPLMQLVLGDYRIMPIPVNHSTGALGFIIERKNASVVFTQDTGPTDEIWKYAHEVKNLKAIFTEVSFPNSMEKVATASQHHTPATMKEEIKKMPKDVPIFLGHLKPNFQSQLFKEIAEIGDERITILGSGDTSYVF; encoded by the coding sequence ATGCTGGTTAGGATTATCGGTGGTCACGGTGGAGTTTCGCCTGGGTTCAGAGCAACTTCGTATTTGATTGATGGCAAGCTACTCTTGGATGCGGGGTCAGTGGCCTCAGGAATTCAAATTGAAGAGCAGTCTAATATCGATCATATTTTAATTTCGCACGCTCACCTGGATCACATTTCTGATCTGGCCTTTTTAGCAGACAATTGTTTTGGAATGAAAGGGAAACCTTTCGAAATTTACGCCAATACTCCAGTGAAAAATGCGATCATGACTCATTTGTTAAATGATGTGATCTGGCCGGACTTTACGACGCTTCCTACGAAAGAAAATCCGACATTGCGTATTCATGATGTGAAACCACTGATGCAATTGGTGCTGGGAGATTATCGCATTATGCCGATTCCTGTGAATCATTCTACGGGGGCATTAGGATTTATTATTGAAAGAAAAAATGCTTCAGTTGTTTTTACTCAAGATACAGGGCCGACAGATGAAATCTGGAAATATGCTCATGAGGTAAAAAATTTAAAAGCGATTTTTACAGAAGTGAGTTTTCCGAACTCAATGGAAAAAGTTGCGACAGCAAGTCAGCATCATACGCCTGCGACTATGAAAGAAGAGATTAAGAAAATGCCGAAAGATGTTCCGATTTTTCTCGGGCATTTGAAACCGAATTTTCAATCGCAGCTTTTTAAAGAGATTGCGGAGATTGGGGATGAGAGAATTACTATTCTTGGGTCTGGTGATACTAGTTATGTTTTTTAG
- the rsmI gene encoding 16S rRNA (cytidine(1402)-2'-O)-methyltransferase has product MSELILVTLPIGNMGDITLRALEALKTGTTFYAEDTRVFKELLNNLGITYQDKFIDSFHDQSVGKLEIILSKIKNGEVVHLVSDAGSPMVSDPAFPLLKRLVEEKIAIKTLPGVTAVVTALELSALPPHPFHFWGFIGRGKGEKKDFFKDLAGISGTHIFFESPHRVFETIDSFFEVQPDNTLVIARELTKTYESVYRITKDDLKTIRDNVVDKGEFVLLFHSASEKSSAGSSEEVVALTKDYLENGGSTKKLAKIFSKVLGSDTKTIYDQLSRSVK; this is encoded by the coding sequence TTGTCGGAATTAATTCTTGTGACTTTACCTATTGGAAACATGGGCGACATCACGCTTCGAGCACTTGAAGCACTAAAGACTGGGACAACGTTTTACGCTGAAGACACCAGAGTTTTCAAAGAGCTTCTCAATAATTTAGGTATTACTTATCAAGATAAATTCATTGATTCATTTCACGATCAAAGTGTCGGGAAATTAGAAATCATTCTTTCGAAAATTAAAAATGGTGAAGTGGTGCATTTGGTTTCAGATGCAGGAAGCCCGATGGTTTCTGATCCGGCCTTCCCTCTTTTAAAAAGATTAGTTGAAGAAAAAATTGCGATTAAAACTCTTCCTGGAGTAACGGCCGTTGTGACGGCGCTAGAATTATCTGCGCTTCCTCCACATCCATTTCATTTTTGGGGATTCATTGGGCGTGGGAAAGGGGAAAAGAAAGATTTCTTCAAAGATCTCGCTGGAATTTCCGGGACACATATTTTCTTTGAATCACCTCATCGCGTATTTGAAACAATTGATTCTTTTTTTGAAGTTCAACCTGACAATACACTGGTGATTGCCAGAGAACTGACGAAAACTTATGAGTCGGTTTATAGAATCACTAAAGACGATTTAAAAACGATTCGCGATAATGTTGTTGATAAAGGTGAATTTGTTTTATTATTTCACTCAGCAAGCGAGAAGAGCTCCGCAGGTTCAAGTGAAGAAGTTGTAGCACTGACTAAAGATTATTTGGAAAATGGTGGGAGTACGAAGAAGCTTGCTAAGATTTTTTCAAAAGTTTTGGGAAGTGATACAAAAACTATCTATGACCAACTAAGCCGCTCGGTAAAATAA